In Marasmius oreades isolate 03SP1 chromosome 3, whole genome shotgun sequence, a single window of DNA contains:
- a CDS encoding uncharacterized protein (MEROPS:MER0015691) → MLSAKEKEIPVKKDGFIPVPTTTRQSSSSLPKKRGGLRLLAKLSLVTVLGFYVVYYWYPFFKGRVLGIGNADEGLHLHHKHRYLPPKLVEEKFLRVPDPKSALGAARHYAGRAHLAGSEADFEQAKDFLSFLQHTLGIDPPHAQPIFSSGSPQSRHATLSIPKLDKAQAWIDVYYPVLNTPLEHTLQALNGNGEVIWEAELEENPDKTDPDAHRYANAVPTFHGLSRTGDVKGELIYANYGLKEDYDALVESGVDFTGKIVLARYGGNFRGLKIKAAEELGAAGVLVFSDPKDDGTVTVENGYKPYPHGPARNPDSVQRGSVQYLSLYPGDPTTPGYPSYENSTRTEGENIPKIPSLPISWANARKLFDLLNGKDAGVNGWGGIVRLNNQVDTKVTPIWNTIGVIPGRIKDEIVVLGNHRDAWVLGAADPTSGTATIHETIRGFGELLKTGWKPLRTVVFASWDAEEYGLVGSTEWGEDFSEFISRHAVAYLNVDVGASGSTFHAEASPLLAHVIRRAADDLPHPTRKNATLWDATKDQGDLFGEHLNGSVSIRALQTNVLDALGIGALGSGSDYTVFLQRLGVPSMNHGFSAALHDPVYHYHSIYDTQRFQEMYADPGSHRQVAAAKHLGLVALRIASSPILPFNTTHYAQELDKYLDEVETTAADNNIEVDLSPLRTSIHALQGASLALDHEKSAAACELHRVIRQIKKRGKKIHKWKRKLRRAYCKWLKRVFGKECKKYHHGDEKIFKDVDALEWDGKDHEMDFALAIAVISNHEQGVDLGHGCGHRHPHWPGWLIRRLIHAVKRVRAVNQKLIAFERGFISEEGLPGRAWYKHLGVAPGLWLGYGATTFPALTESITFEKNATHAALEAQRLKAVMDGLIKTITVNKA, encoded by the exons ATGTTATCCgcaaaggagaaggagatccCGGTAAAGAAGGATGGCTTCATTCCCGTCCCAACAACGACCAGGCAAAGCTCATCTTCCCTCCCGAAGAAACGTGGGGGGCTCCGTTTACTCGCCAAACTATCTTTGGTTACCGTTTTGGGGTTCTATGTCGTATACTACTGGTATCCGTTTTTCAAAGGAAGGGTATTAGGTATTGGGAACGCTGATGAGGgtcttcaccttcatcacAAGCATCGATACCTCCCTCCGAAGTTGGTTGAGGAGAAATTCTT ACGAGTCCCCGACCCCAAATCTGCTCTGGGAGCTGCTCGTCACTACGCTGGTAGAGCCCACCTTGCAGGCTCGGAAGCCGATTTCGAGCAAGCTAAAgacttcctctccttcctacAACATACTCTCGGCATTGATCCTCCTCATGCACAGCCAATCTTCTCCTCTGGGTCTCCACAATCTCGCCACGCCACTTTGTCGATTCCCAAGCTCGATAAAGCACAAGCTTGGATTGATGTATATTACCCGGTGCTGAACACACCACTCGAACACACATTGCAGGCGTTAAATGGAAACGGCGAGGTGATATGGGAAGCCGAACTAGAGGAAAATCCCGATAAGACAGATCCTGATGCGCACCGCTACGCCAATGCTGTGCCCACTTTCCATGGACTTAGCAGGACTGGAGATGTGAAAGGAGAG CTGATCTACGCAAATTATGGCTTGAAAGAA GACTATGATGCCCTCGTCGAATCAGGAGTAGACTTTACCGGAAAGATCGTTCTAGCTCGATACGGTGGCAATTTCAGAGGCCTCAAG ATCAAAGCTGCTGAAGAGCTCGGCGCGGCTGGCGTACTTGTTTTCAGCGATCCGAAGGACGATGGAACGGTCACTGTGGAAAACGGCTACAAGCC ATATCCACACGGACCCGCACGAAACCCCGACTCTGTTCAACGTGGAAGCGTCCAATATCTTTCGTTGTACCCTGGAGATCCAACAACACCCGGTTACCCTTCATACGAGAACAGCACTCGCACCGAGGGAGAAAATATACCTAAGATCCCTAGTTTGCCTATTTCATGGGCTAATGCTAGGAAGCTTTTCGATCTGCTAAATGGCAAGGATGCTGGTGTTAATGGTTGGGGTGGAATTGTTAGACTCAATAATCAGG TGGATACCAAAGTTACGCCAATTTGGAATACAATTGGTGTTATACCAGGTCGGATAAAGGATGAGATTGTTGTTCTGGGGAATCACCGAGATG CATGGGTTTTGGGAGCCGCTGACCCCACTAGCGGGACTGCAACCATTCATGAAACCATCCGTGGCTTTGGCGAACTACTCAAGACGGGATGGAAACCATTGAGGACCGTCGTATTCGCGAGCTGGGATGCTGAAGAG TATGGTTTGGTTGGAAGCACGGAGTGGGGTGAAGATTTCAGTGAATTCATTTCCCGCCATGCCGTCGCTTACCTCAACGTTG ATGTCGGGGCTTCCGGTTCGACTTTCCATGCCGAAGCATCTCCGTTACTGGCTCACGTTATCAGGCGTGCTGCTGATGATCTCCCTCATCCTACAAGAAAGAATGCCACACTTTGGGATGCAACAAAAGACCAGGGTGacctgtttggtgaacaccTCAACGGATCTGTCTCTATCCGCGCCCTTCAAACCAATGTCCTGGACGCCCTCGGAATAGGTGCGTTGGGATCGGGAAGCGACTACACCGTGTTCTTGCAAAGGTTGGGC GTTCCGAGTATGAACCACGGCTTTTCAGCTGCTCTCCATGATCCTGTCTACCATTATCACTCTATTTATGACACACAGCGCTTCCAAGAGATGTACGCAGATCCTGGTTCTCACCGACAA GTAGCCGCAGCGAAACATCTCGGCCTTGTCGCACTTCGCATTGCTTCGTCGCCCATCTTGCCATTCAACACGACGCACTACGCACAAGAACTTGATAAATACCTCGACGA GGTCGAGACCACTGCGGCTGACAATAACATCGAGGTGGACCTTTCTCCTCTTCGGACATCCATCCACGCCCTTCAAGGCGCTTCACTTGCACTTGATCACGAGAAATCCGCTGCTGCGTGTGAATTACACCGAGTCATCAGGCAGATAAAGAAACGGGGTAAAAAGATTCACAAGTGGAAGAGAAAACTAAGGAGGGCTTACTGCAAATGGTTGAAAAGGGTATTTGGAAAGGAATGCAAGAAGTATCATCATGGGGATGAGAAGATATTCAAAGATGTCGACGCACTGGAATGGGATGGCAAAGACCATGAGATGGATTTTGCCTTGGCCATCGCGGTTATCTCCAACCACGAGCAGGGAGTAGATTTGGGACACGGTTGCGGCCATCGACATCCACACTGGCCTGGATGGCTCATTCGCCGACTAATCCATGCAGTAAAACGTGTGCGAGCTGTCAACCAGAAGCTGATCGCATTTGAAAGAGGATTTATCTCCGAAGAAGGTCTACCGGGAAGGGCTTGGTATAAGCACTTGGGCGTTGCTCCTGGTTTGTGGTTGG GCTATGGTGCTACCACTTTTCCAGCGCTCACTGAATCCATCACTTTTGAGAAGAATGCTACACACGCCGCACTCGAAGCTCAAAGACTCAAGGCCGTCATGGACGGTTTAATCAAGACCATCACGGTGAACAAAGCATGA